One window from the genome of Spiractinospora alimapuensis encodes:
- a CDS encoding ring-cleaving dioxygenase — protein MTIQPAGIHHVTAVASDPQANADFYLSALGMRMVKRTVNFDSPDTYHFYYGDSAGHPGTIMTFFPWPGAPKGRHGAGQATTTAFSVPEGSIGWWETHLAKRGVETTRPAERMEEDVLALRDPDGLFIELVASPDHHDTDPWDGGGVPAEHAVRGIRSVTLTEHDLDRTARMLGDHLNFRLHAEEGNRYRFRTAAAGTAVGTVVDVVADPRAPRGLVAAGTVHHVAYRAPDADAQVAWRTELANLGIGVTEVRDRQYFQSIYFREPGGVLLEIATDGPGFDYDEPLLELGRALRLPPWLEPQRSDIERALPSIKTEG, from the coding sequence ATGACGATCCAACCGGCCGGAATTCACCACGTCACGGCTGTGGCGAGTGACCCACAGGCCAACGCCGACTTCTACCTCTCCGCACTCGGGATGCGGATGGTGAAGCGCACGGTCAACTTCGACTCCCCGGACACCTACCACTTCTACTACGGGGACAGTGCCGGTCACCCCGGTACGATCATGACCTTCTTCCCCTGGCCCGGCGCGCCCAAGGGACGTCACGGGGCCGGGCAGGCGACCACCACGGCGTTCTCCGTTCCGGAGGGCTCTATCGGCTGGTGGGAGACGCACCTGGCCAAGCGCGGCGTCGAGACGACGCGACCCGCCGAGCGGATGGAGGAGGACGTCCTCGCGCTCCGCGACCCCGACGGCCTGTTCATCGAACTCGTCGCCAGCCCCGACCACCACGACACCGACCCCTGGGACGGTGGGGGTGTCCCGGCCGAGCATGCGGTGCGGGGGATTCGTTCGGTGACCCTCACCGAACACGACCTCGACCGTACCGCGCGAATGCTGGGTGACCACCTCAACTTCCGGCTCCACGCGGAGGAGGGAAACCGCTACCGGTTCCGTACCGCCGCCGCGGGAACGGCGGTCGGCACCGTCGTCGACGTCGTCGCCGACCCACGGGCTCCCCGCGGCCTCGTCGCCGCCGGGACCGTTCACCACGTCGCCTACCGGGCGCCGGACGCCGACGCCCAGGTGGCGTGGCGGACCGAGCTGGCCAACCTCGGCATCGGTGTCACCGAGGTCCGCGACCGCCAGTACTTCCAGTCGATCTACTTCCGGGAGCCCGGTGGAGTCCTGCTGGAGATCGCGACGGACGGTCCCGGCTTCGACTACGACGAGCCGTTGCTGGAGCTGGGGCGCGCACTGCGCCTGCCTCCCTGGCTCGAGCCCCAGCGATCCGACATCGAGCGGGCGCTGCCGTCCATCAAGACCGAGGGGTGA
- the rarD gene encoding EamA family transporter RarD, whose amino-acid sequence MSETQRGVLFGIGAYTLWGLTPLFWILLQPATAIEILAHRIVWALVFVVLILAVLRQWAWLRSLTPRKLWLLALAAIVVTVNWGTYIYAVTSGHVIEGALGYFINPLVSVLFGVLLLRERLTVAQWIAVGLGAVAVTVLAIDYGRLPWFALVLAFSFGTYGLIKKHVNTGAAQSLAVESALLAVPAAGFLVFLRVTEADSFGDAGPYHLPLLAAAGLITLLPMLLFTGAATRVPLSSLGVMQYIAPSMQFLLGITVFAEEMPLSRWVGFVIVWAALSLFTWDALRRARREAAARRPAPV is encoded by the coding sequence GTGTCGGAAACACAGCGCGGCGTCCTCTTCGGGATCGGCGCCTACACCCTCTGGGGACTGACCCCCCTCTTCTGGATCCTCCTCCAGCCGGCTACCGCGATCGAGATCCTCGCCCATCGCATCGTCTGGGCGTTGGTCTTCGTCGTCCTCATTCTCGCCGTCCTGCGCCAGTGGGCCTGGCTGCGGAGCCTGACGCCGCGAAAACTGTGGCTGCTGGCCCTGGCCGCGATCGTGGTCACCGTCAACTGGGGCACCTACATCTACGCCGTTACCAGCGGGCACGTGATCGAGGGAGCTCTGGGCTACTTCATCAACCCACTGGTGAGTGTGCTGTTCGGCGTTCTGCTGTTGCGGGAACGGCTGACGGTCGCCCAGTGGATCGCCGTCGGACTGGGCGCGGTGGCGGTCACGGTACTCGCCATCGACTACGGTCGTCTGCCCTGGTTCGCGTTGGTGCTGGCGTTCAGCTTCGGGACCTACGGTCTGATCAAGAAACACGTGAACACGGGCGCGGCGCAGAGTCTCGCGGTGGAGTCGGCGCTGCTCGCCGTTCCCGCCGCCGGGTTCCTGGTCTTCCTGCGGGTGACCGAGGCCGACTCCTTCGGCGACGCTGGCCCGTACCATCTCCCACTGCTCGCCGCCGCGGGCCTCATCACCTTGTTGCCGATGTTGCTCTTCACCGGGGCGGCGACCCGGGTACCGCTGTCATCTCTCGGAGTGATGCAGTACATCGCGCCGAGCATGCAGTTCCTGCTCGGCATCACCGTCTTCGCCGAGGAGATGCCGCTCAGCCGTTGGGTGGGGTTCGTGATCGTGTGGGCCGCGCTCTCGCTGTTCACCTGGGACGCGTTGCGGCGTGCCCGCCGAGAGGCTGCCGCGCGCCGGCCCGCACCAGTGTGA
- a CDS encoding TFIIB-type zinc ribbon-containing protein — protein sequence MNTLNCPKCPGNLIRLELVGVEIDRCDDCHGIFLDRGELEALLEAEHRYSRGQNIETPYTGRRRSDLDESAEGAGAADAAGPDSPQDGAAQDSDRDGASSPRDPKGEAYGDFLDAIFS from the coding sequence ATGAACACTCTCAACTGCCCCAAATGCCCCGGAAACCTCATCCGACTCGAACTCGTGGGAGTCGAGATCGACCGGTGCGACGACTGTCACGGCATCTTCCTGGACCGTGGCGAGCTCGAGGCGCTGCTCGAGGCCGAGCACCGCTACAGCCGCGGCCAGAACATCGAGACCCCCTACACCGGACGGCGCCGTTCCGACCTCGACGAGTCCGCCGAGGGGGCGGGCGCGGCGGATGCGGCGGGCCCGGATTCCCCCCAGGACGGGGCGGCCCAGGACTCCGATCGGGACGGGGCCAGCTCGCCCCGGGACCCCAAGGGCGAGGCCTACGGCGACTTCCTCGACGCGATCTTCTCCTAG
- a CDS encoding DUF485 domain-containing protein has translation MPVETAGGALEGVRIDQRVILYSGLRTAEISADPRFALLRRRLRTRIIVLVALFVSWYLAYLLLTAFARDTLSINVTEHVNVALLLGLGQFLSTFVLAWAFGRFCRRRFDPLAEELRVGYAEPEFIGGRQ, from the coding sequence GTGCCGGTGGAGACCGCGGGTGGTGCGCTCGAAGGGGTACGGATTGACCAGCGGGTCATTCTGTACAGCGGGTTGCGAACGGCCGAGATCAGCGCGGATCCACGTTTCGCGCTGCTACGACGACGGTTGCGGACGCGAATCATCGTGCTCGTGGCCCTGTTCGTGTCGTGGTACCTCGCATATCTACTGCTCACGGCATTCGCCCGGGACACGTTGTCGATCAACGTGACCGAACACGTCAACGTCGCACTGCTCCTGGGGCTCGGTCAGTTCCTGTCGACGTTCGTGCTGGCGTGGGCGTTCGGGCGGTTCTGTCGGCGGCGGTTCGATCCGTTGGCCGAGGAACTGCGGGTCGGCTACGCCGAACCGGAGTTCATAGGGGGGAGACAATGA
- a CDS encoding solute symporter family protein: MNDGGTVHVPLNGHVVTLALCGLFIALTLIVTVWARRNTSGADDFYAGGRGFGSAQNGLALTGDYLSAASFLGIAGLIALQGYDGFLYSVGFLVAWLLALPLAQLMRNTGRFTMADLPGYRIRRMRVRLACAVSTVTVSVLYLLAQMVGAGALVALLVGTHEAMPKVVGIVLVGVLMMIYVMYGGMKAATWLQIIKAVVLLAATILITVLVLARFGFDVSTLLGAAAERSGHGEDFLLPGQSFGEEVPGDPVQTVVNKLDLLSLGLALILGTAALPHILIRFYTVTDGSTARSSVNWTIVFVGAFYLMTLALGFGAAALVGRDAIREQDPSGNTAVPLLAEELGTSLAGPLGGAVLLAFISAVALATILAVVASLTLSSSMSLAHDVFGHILMLGRPRESQEMSVARICAFLIGVTAVALAIVARDLNVAFLVGLAFSTAAAANLPTILLGLFWSRFNTRGVEWGIYGGLTASVVLVLLSPVVSGKVDPVTGQNASLLPAWIDIQMFPLENPGLVAIPIGFLCAIIGALTSPERTDVRYQELKVRALTGTGAVKSR; this comes from the coding sequence ATGAATGACGGGGGAACCGTGCATGTCCCACTGAACGGGCATGTGGTCACCCTCGCGCTGTGTGGCCTGTTCATCGCACTGACGCTCATCGTGACCGTGTGGGCGCGGCGAAACACCTCCGGTGCGGACGACTTCTATGCGGGCGGTCGGGGGTTCGGTAGCGCGCAGAACGGGCTCGCGCTCACGGGCGACTACCTCTCGGCCGCGTCCTTTCTGGGCATCGCCGGGCTGATCGCCCTGCAGGGATACGACGGGTTCCTGTACTCGGTCGGGTTCCTCGTCGCGTGGCTGCTGGCGCTTCCGCTGGCTCAGCTCATGCGCAACACGGGGCGGTTCACCATGGCCGACCTTCCTGGGTACCGGATTCGGCGAATGAGGGTCCGACTGGCTTGCGCGGTGTCCACGGTGACGGTCTCGGTCTTGTACCTGTTGGCGCAGATGGTCGGAGCCGGCGCCCTGGTGGCGCTGTTGGTGGGCACGCACGAGGCGATGCCGAAGGTCGTCGGGATCGTCCTGGTCGGGGTCCTGATGATGATCTACGTGATGTACGGCGGGATGAAGGCCGCGACCTGGCTCCAGATCATCAAGGCGGTCGTACTCCTCGCCGCGACGATCCTCATCACCGTGCTCGTCCTGGCGCGGTTCGGGTTCGACGTGAGCACGCTGCTCGGCGCGGCCGCGGAACGTAGCGGACACGGGGAGGACTTCCTGCTGCCCGGGCAGAGTTTCGGCGAGGAGGTGCCGGGCGACCCCGTCCAGACGGTGGTCAACAAGCTCGACCTGCTCAGCCTCGGACTCGCCCTGATCCTGGGGACGGCGGCGTTGCCGCACATTCTGATCCGCTTCTACACCGTGACCGACGGCTCCACCGCGCGGTCCTCGGTGAACTGGACCATCGTGTTCGTGGGTGCCTTCTACCTGATGACGCTCGCCCTGGGATTCGGGGCGGCGGCCCTGGTGGGTCGGGACGCGATCCGAGAGCAGGATCCCAGCGGCAACACCGCGGTACCGCTGTTGGCCGAGGAACTGGGCACGTCGTTGGCGGGCCCGCTCGGCGGGGCCGTCCTCCTGGCGTTCATCTCGGCAGTCGCCCTGGCCACCATCCTGGCGGTCGTCGCGAGCCTGACGCTGTCCTCCTCGATGTCACTCGCCCACGACGTGTTCGGCCACATCCTGATGCTCGGCCGACCGCGCGAGTCCCAGGAGATGAGCGTCGCCAGGATCTGTGCCTTCCTGATCGGCGTGACGGCGGTCGCGTTGGCGATCGTCGCGCGGGACCTCAACGTCGCGTTCCTGGTCGGGCTCGCGTTCTCCACCGCGGCCGCGGCCAACTTGCCCACGATTCTGTTGGGGCTTTTCTGGAGCCGGTTCAACACGCGCGGCGTGGAGTGGGGAATCTACGGCGGGCTCACCGCGTCCGTGGTCCTGGTGCTCCTCTCACCCGTGGTTTCGGGGAAGGTGGATCCGGTGACCGGGCAGAACGCCTCACTGCTGCCGGCGTGGATCGACATCCAGATGTTCCCGTTGGAGAACCCGGGGCTGGTCGCGATCCCGATCGGGTTCCTGTGCGCGATCATCGGTGCGTTGACGAGTCCGGAGCGCACCGACGTGCGCTACCAGGAGCTGAAGGTGCGGGCACTGACCGGAACGGGGGCGGTGAAATCCCGATAA
- a CDS encoding Lrp/AsnC family transcriptional regulator yields the protein MTLDPLDERIIGILGRDGRRSYARIGHEVGLSAPAVKRRVDRLLDTGAITGFTVVVDETRLGWQTDAYVELYCTGQPQPGQLARDVGRVPEVVSACTVTGDADALLRIRARDVRDFERVLDELAQLDYVARTKTTLVLSHLVDRPRPDSRKNGSR from the coding sequence ATGACCCTCGATCCGCTGGATGAGCGCATCATCGGCATACTCGGGCGTGACGGCCGGCGCAGCTACGCGCGCATCGGTCATGAGGTGGGTCTCTCCGCGCCGGCGGTGAAACGCCGGGTCGATCGCCTGTTGGACACCGGGGCGATCACCGGGTTCACCGTCGTCGTGGACGAGACGCGGTTGGGTTGGCAGACGGACGCCTACGTGGAGCTGTACTGCACCGGTCAGCCACAGCCCGGACAGTTGGCCCGGGACGTGGGGCGGGTCCCGGAGGTGGTGTCCGCGTGCACCGTGACGGGCGACGCCGACGCCCTGTTGCGGATCCGTGCCCGCGACGTACGCGACTTCGAACGTGTCCTCGACGAACTGGCCCAACTGGACTACGTGGCGCGGACGAAGACGACCCTCGTCCTGTCGCACCTCGTTGACCGGCCACGACCCGACTCACGCAAGAACGGTTCACGCTGA
- the rocD gene encoding ornithine--oxo-acid transaminase, whose amino-acid sequence MRESVPAATQRAVDAVSAHSAQNYAPLPVVLSEGRGTRVWDIEGREYLDFLAGYSALNFGHRNATLVEAARAQLERITLTSRAFIHDQFAGFCTSLAELCGKDWVLPMNTGAEAVETAIKLARKWGYVRKGVADDEATVIVARENFHGRTTTIVGFSDDPDARNGFGPFTPGFRSVPYGDAEAVERAIDDTTVAVLIEPIQGEAGVIVPPSDYLARVRAACTRENVLFIADEVQSGLGRIGRTFAVEHFGVTPDVYLLGKALGGGIVPVSAVVANRDVLDVIRPGQHGSTFGGNPMASAVARAVITLLNTGEYQRRATEVGAVLQSELRSLIGSGVTDVRGLGLWAGVDIDPRLATGREICEGMLAEGVLVKDTHGSTIRMSPPLTATEDEVRDGVRALRTVLEKRMA is encoded by the coding sequence ATGCGTGAATCCGTCCCCGCCGCGACACAACGGGCCGTGGACGCTGTGTCGGCCCACAGTGCCCAGAACTACGCACCACTGCCCGTCGTCCTCAGCGAGGGACGCGGAACACGCGTCTGGGACATCGAGGGACGCGAGTACCTGGACTTCCTCGCGGGATACTCCGCGCTCAACTTCGGACACCGCAACGCGACGCTGGTCGAGGCCGCGCGGGCCCAGTTGGAGCGGATCACCCTCACCAGCCGCGCGTTCATCCACGACCAGTTCGCCGGATTCTGCACCTCACTGGCCGAGCTCTGCGGCAAGGACTGGGTGCTGCCGATGAACACCGGCGCCGAGGCGGTGGAGACCGCGATCAAACTGGCGCGCAAGTGGGGCTACGTGCGCAAGGGTGTGGCCGACGACGAGGCGACCGTCATCGTGGCACGGGAGAACTTCCACGGCCGCACCACGACGATCGTCGGATTCTCCGACGACCCCGACGCCAGGAACGGGTTCGGTCCGTTCACGCCCGGATTCCGCAGTGTCCCCTACGGCGACGCCGAGGCCGTGGAGCGGGCGATCGACGACACGACGGTGGCGGTGCTGATCGAGCCGATCCAGGGCGAGGCCGGAGTCATCGTCCCGCCGAGCGACTACCTCGCGCGGGTGCGCGCGGCCTGTACGCGGGAGAACGTGCTGTTCATCGCCGACGAGGTGCAGTCGGGACTCGGTCGAATCGGTCGGACGTTCGCGGTCGAGCACTTCGGAGTGACGCCGGACGTGTACCTCCTGGGCAAGGCTCTGGGCGGGGGCATCGTCCCCGTCTCGGCCGTCGTGGCGAACCGTGACGTACTGGACGTCATCCGTCCCGGTCAGCACGGCAGCACCTTCGGTGGAAACCCGATGGCCAGCGCCGTCGCGCGGGCGGTCATCACCCTGTTGAACACGGGGGAGTACCAGCGGCGTGCCACCGAGGTGGGCGCGGTGTTGCAGAGCGAACTGCGGTCCCTCATCGGGTCCGGGGTCACCGACGTCCGGGGGCTCGGCCTGTGGGCCGGAGTCGACATCGACCCGCGGTTGGCCACGGGGCGGGAGATCTGTGAGGGGATGCTCGCCGAAGGGGTGCTCGTGAAGGACACGCACGGTTCGACGATCCGGATGTCGCCTCCGCTGACCGCGACCGAGGACGAGGTACGCGACGGCGTCCGCGCGCTGCGCACCGTCCTGGAGAAGCGGATGGCATAG
- the pgl gene encoding 6-phosphogluconolactonase yields MSPVSVVVHPDAQLLAKAVAARLVTRLVDTQNARGSASVVLTGGGIGTAVLRELAEAPARDAVDWRRLDLWWGDERFLPKGDPDRNETQARAALLDHVDVDPERVHAMPASDGPDGDDPEGAAARYATSLAAATRAEDKGGVPSFDVCLLGVGPDTHVASLFPGQPALYEETRSVVAVRGAPKPPPTRISLTLSAIRRAHDVWLLASGAEKAAAVNLAVKPAGEVQVPAAGARGRVRTLVLLDRAAADHLPPALVSPGGVIPGHGETTSRLS; encoded by the coding sequence GTGAGTCCGGTGAGTGTCGTGGTGCATCCCGACGCCCAGCTCCTGGCGAAGGCGGTCGCGGCGCGTCTGGTCACCCGGCTGGTCGACACGCAGAACGCGCGGGGCTCCGCGTCCGTCGTGCTCACCGGCGGCGGGATCGGGACCGCGGTCCTGCGTGAGCTGGCCGAAGCGCCGGCGCGGGACGCGGTGGACTGGCGGCGGCTGGACCTGTGGTGGGGAGACGAGCGTTTCCTGCCGAAGGGTGATCCGGACCGGAACGAAACCCAGGCGCGTGCCGCGCTGCTGGACCACGTCGACGTCGACCCCGAGCGGGTGCACGCCATGCCGGCCTCCGACGGCCCGGACGGCGACGACCCCGAGGGCGCTGCCGCGCGCTACGCCACGAGTCTCGCGGCGGCGACCCGGGCGGAGGACAAGGGCGGCGTGCCCAGCTTCGACGTCTGCCTGTTGGGTGTCGGCCCCGACACCCACGTGGCGTCGCTGTTCCCCGGACAACCGGCCCTGTATGAGGAAACCCGGTCCGTCGTGGCTGTGCGAGGGGCACCCAAACCACCCCCCACGCGGATCAGTCTGACCCTGTCCGCGATCCGGCGCGCGCACGACGTGTGGCTGCTCGCCTCGGGAGCGGAGAAGGCCGCCGCGGTCAACCTGGCCGTGAAGCCAGCGGGCGAGGTGCAGGTTCCGGCGGCAGGGGCCCGCGGACGTGTGCGAACTCTGGTCCTGTTGGACAGAGCGGCCGCGGACCACCTACCGCCGGCGCTCGTCTCCCCCGGTGGGGTCATCCCCGGACACGGGGAAACGACGTCACGCTTGTCATGA
- a CDS encoding glucose-6-phosphate dehydrogenase assembly protein OpcA: MTLYLPYTTTAQIVEELSKEQRTIGGAHNMVLTLVIATGEADHYDAVRAATEAAREHPSRILVLIRRDPDEESRLDAEIRPPGIAGPGEVLLLRLYGELGDHPDSVVTPLLAPDAPIVVWWPGVGPSDPSTDPLGRLAQRRITDAQRADSSVRDLLDRVAHYHPGDTDLTWTRITPWRSLLASTMDRPCGWVTDAEVEAEEDFPSADLLAAWLADQLEIPVRRTISSGPAITGVRLITESEEISVSRPDGRVATLSRTGRPDQRVALPRRGSTEALAEELRRLDADEVYHDSARSVGVMFAEGATS; encoded by the coding sequence ATGACGCTCTACCTGCCCTACACCACGACCGCGCAGATCGTGGAGGAGCTCAGCAAGGAACAGCGCACCATCGGCGGAGCGCACAACATGGTGCTCACGCTGGTCATCGCGACCGGCGAAGCGGACCACTACGACGCGGTGCGAGCGGCGACCGAGGCCGCGCGGGAACACCCCAGCCGGATCCTCGTGCTGATCCGCCGCGACCCGGACGAGGAGTCCCGCCTGGACGCGGAGATCCGTCCACCGGGGATCGCCGGCCCGGGCGAGGTCCTGCTGCTGCGTCTGTACGGCGAACTGGGTGACCACCCGGACTCGGTCGTCACGCCGTTGTTGGCTCCGGACGCCCCGATCGTGGTGTGGTGGCCCGGCGTCGGCCCCAGCGACCCCTCGACCGACCCGTTGGGGCGGCTCGCGCAGCGTCGGATCACCGACGCGCAGCGGGCCGACTCCTCGGTGCGGGACCTACTGGACCGGGTCGCGCACTACCACCCCGGCGACACCGACCTCACCTGGACCAGGATCACGCCGTGGCGGTCCCTGCTGGCGTCCACGATGGACCGGCCCTGTGGTTGGGTCACCGACGCGGAGGTCGAAGCGGAGGAGGACTTCCCCAGCGCCGACCTCCTGGCCGCCTGGCTCGCGGACCAGCTCGAGATCCCGGTACGGCGCACGATCTCCTCGGGCCCGGCGATCACCGGTGTCCGGCTGATCACCGAGTCGGAGGAGATCTCGGTGTCGCGCCCCGATGGTCGGGTCGCGACCCTGTCCCGAACGGGACGCCCCGACCAGCGCGTCGCGCTCCCCCGCCGGGGGTCGACCGAGGCGTTGGCCGAGGAGTTGCGGCGGCTGGACGCCGACGAGGTGTACCACGACAGCGCGCGTTCGGTCGGTGTGATGTTCGCCGAGGGGGCCACGTCGTGA
- the zwf gene encoding glucose-6-phosphate dehydrogenase: MPGAVPNPLRDARDRRLPRVAGPCVLVMFGVTGDLARGKLLPAIYDLASRGLLPPGFGLVGFARRDWEDQDFAAVAHDAVRRHARTPFREDVWAQLSEGIRFVSGELDDDEAFDQLAATVRDLDAKRGTGGNYAFYLSLPPALFPTVIGQIKRSGLAESSGDAWRRVVVEKPFGHDLQSARELNAKVDEVFPPESVFRIDHYLGKETVQNIMALRFANTLFEPIWNRGYVDHVQITMAEDIGVGGRAGYYDGIGAARDVLQNHLLQLLALVAMEEPVSFTSDAIRAEKEKVLSAVTLPADLSTATARGQYTEGWQGGAPVRGYAQEDGISPDSTTETYAAARLTVDTRRWGGVPFYLRTGKRLGRRVTEVGLLFHRAPHAFFPTSDVAQLGANALVLRIQPDEGVTLRFGSKVPGAAMEVRDVSMDFTYGRSFNEDSPEAYERLILDVLVGDPPLFPGQREVDLSWQILDPIERHWAESGAPEPYAPGGWGPRSGHELLEREGRSWRRP, from the coding sequence ATGCCGGGCGCCGTGCCGAACCCGCTGCGTGACGCGCGGGATCGGCGCCTGCCCCGAGTCGCGGGCCCGTGCGTGTTGGTGATGTTCGGCGTCACCGGGGACCTGGCCCGCGGCAAACTGCTTCCGGCCATCTACGACCTTGCCAGCCGTGGACTGCTGCCCCCGGGGTTCGGACTGGTCGGGTTCGCCCGCCGGGACTGGGAGGACCAGGACTTCGCGGCCGTCGCACACGACGCGGTGCGCCGCCACGCCCGAACCCCGTTCCGCGAGGACGTGTGGGCGCAGCTCAGCGAGGGCATCCGGTTCGTGTCGGGGGAGCTGGACGACGACGAGGCCTTCGACCAGCTCGCCGCGACCGTGCGTGACCTGGACGCCAAGCGGGGGACGGGCGGCAACTACGCCTTCTACCTGTCGCTGCCGCCGGCCCTGTTCCCTACGGTCATCGGCCAGATCAAGCGCAGCGGTCTCGCGGAGTCCTCGGGCGACGCCTGGCGGCGGGTCGTGGTGGAGAAGCCCTTCGGCCACGACCTCCAGAGCGCGCGTGAGCTCAACGCGAAGGTCGACGAGGTGTTCCCCCCGGAGTCGGTCTTCCGGATCGACCACTATCTGGGCAAGGAAACCGTTCAGAACATCATGGCGCTGCGGTTCGCCAACACGCTCTTCGAGCCGATCTGGAACCGTGGCTACGTCGACCACGTGCAGATCACCATGGCCGAGGACATCGGGGTCGGTGGCCGTGCCGGGTACTACGACGGCATCGGCGCCGCCCGTGACGTCCTGCAGAACCACCTGTTGCAGCTCCTCGCGCTCGTCGCGATGGAGGAGCCCGTGTCCTTCACCTCCGACGCCATCCGCGCGGAGAAGGAGAAGGTGCTGTCGGCGGTGACCCTGCCGGCCGACCTGTCGACTGCGACCGCGCGCGGCCAGTACACCGAGGGTTGGCAGGGCGGCGCTCCCGTCCGGGGCTACGCCCAGGAGGACGGGATCAGCCCCGACTCCACGACGGAGACCTACGCCGCGGCGCGGCTCACGGTCGACACCCGCCGCTGGGGCGGCGTCCCGTTCTACCTGCGTACCGGCAAGCGTCTCGGGCGGCGGGTCACCGAGGTGGGGCTCCTGTTCCACCGCGCCCCGCACGCCTTCTTCCCGACCAGCGACGTCGCGCAGTTGGGGGCCAACGCGCTGGTGCTTCGGATCCAGCCCGACGAGGGAGTGACCCTGCGCTTCGGGTCGAAGGTCCCGGGGGCGGCCATGGAGGTGCGCGACGTCAGCATGGACTTCACCTACGGGCGTTCCTTCAACGAGGACAGCCCCGAGGCCTACGAACGACTGATTCTCGACGTGCTGGTCGGTGACCCACCGTTGTTCCCCGGACAACGGGAGGTGGACCTGTCCTGGCAGATCCTGGATCCCATCGAACGCCACTGGGCCGAGTCCGGCGCACCGGAGCCCTACGCGCCCGGTGGGTGGGGGCCACGGTCCGGGCACGAGCTGTTGGAACGCGAGGGGCGGTCGTGGCGGCGACCGTGA